Proteins from a single region of Oryza brachyantha chromosome 6, ObraRS2, whole genome shotgun sequence:
- the LOC102706293 gene encoding phytosulfokines 1-like, with product MVHAGRRTARALCLLCLALLLLAQDAHSSRKLLLQERQGHGHGHGVGNGTTTTQEPSREKGESTGANNDGQLQFDSAKWEELHTDYIYTQDVKKP from the exons ATGGTGCATGCAGGGAGAAGAACAGCTAGGGCACTCTGCCTTCTCTGCCTTGCTCTCCTGCTGCTAGCCCAGGATGCCCATTCTTCCAGGAAGCTCCTGCTGCAGGAGAGGCaaggccatggccatggacaCGGCGTCGGGAACGGCACAACCACCACCCAG GAACCATCCagagagaaaggagaaagTACAGGTGCCAACAATGATGGGCAGCTGCAGTTTGATTCAGCTAAATGGGAAGAACTCCACACGGATTATATCTACACCCAAGATGTCAAAAAACCATAA